From Penicillium digitatum chromosome 5, complete sequence, one genomic window encodes:
- a CDS encoding uncharacterized protein (putative transposable element): MKPTGPNGENYWLPVVDDASRLIEGIMLKNKSDAYYKLTAFCEKIKLLTGRYPGIWRMDGGTEFKEFIKWGEKHGMTFEITPPYTAEPNGTVERFGGHINDIQRTMIIDAKMTEEMWPREIISIQSSPDPISQDPATPAPPPPRRSRRANIRIAPDRYHDPEQKHLAVEYEKRDRDIQRTAKRAKAKESGGNNLTEGDGQGSAGPSAISATADMTMDKAEVSKVDIDEPFLYNGKPLYAKDVDLPSTYKQAQKSPFWPQWLDAMQRQLSDLVAKNTWSLILKPPKAKILPGQWRFTVKSNTRDEVYEFKARWVVDLTAAYLNASREDVETVYMRQPTGFEYADAEGDKNQWGNEEMDCKLRQIGFHPLDDDPCVYVKGKGTELTIMMIHVDDFIIAAPTDEDIEKVVNELRQYYDLKDLGEPKQYLNCALHRDYDNYTITMSQEAYIQKVLRTANAGSGWKDTPLPAAWRESPANASNVLDDDSFDQDQSVVGMLNWLAVKTRPDIRFAVTRLQHRLANPTFEDLHAMQHVVKYLRHMPDVGITLGRTPELRFYAHVDASHADWEDSKSTEGSIWYFADSPVMWTTKKQTITANSTTVAEWCALDQPTRDAMWLGKIARSFMLPEQRPIEIHTDDINSQLLLTKKGGKSANRWLDLRWFFVKDAVAQGHVDIRRVDTKKNAADGFTKALAKEQFETFVGLIGMI; encoded by the exons atgaagcctaccggaccaaatggagagaactactggttgccagtcgtcgacgatgcatctcgactgatcgaGGGGATCATGctgaagaacaaaagtgatgcctactataagcttactgcgttctgtgagaagatcaaattgctcactggcagatacccaggcatctggcgaatggatggtggcacagagttcaaagagttcatcaaatggggtgagaagcatggtatgactttcgagatcacaccaccatacactgctgaaccaaatggcactgtggagcgcttcggtggacatatcaacgacatccagagaacgatgatcattgatgcaaagatgacggaagagatgtggcc TCGTGAGATCATCTCAATTCAATCGTCACCGGACCCTATCTCTCAAGACCCAGCTACACCggctccaccaccaccccgaCGATCGAGACGAGCGAATATCAGAATCGCACCCGACCGATACCACGATCCGGAGCAGAAGCACCTCGCCGTCGAGTACGAGAAGCGAGACCGAGACATTCAACGCACAGCCAAGAGGGCAAAAGCGAAGGAATCAGGCGGTAATAACTTGACGGAGGGTGATGGACAGGGGTCTGCGGGACCTAGTgcgatttcagcaacagctGATATGACAATGGATAAAGCCGAAGTGTCAAAGGTTGACATTGACGAGCCATTTCTTTACAATGGGAAGCCATTATACGCAAAGGACGTTGATCTACCATCTACGTACAAGCAAGCACAGAAGAGCCCTTTCTGGCCTCAATGGCTAGATGCTATGCAGAGACAACTGAGTGATCTCGTGGCTAAAAACACATGGAGCCTGATTCTTAAGCCACCAAAGGCTAAGATTCTACCAGGTCAATGGCGATTCACTGTCAAATCCAACACCAGAGATGAAGTTTACGAATTCAAAGCACGATGGGTC GTTGATCTCACTGCCGCATATCTCAATGCTTCACGTGAAGACGTGGAGACAGTCTATATGAGACAACCGACAGGCTTCGAGTATGCAGACGCCGAAGGTGACAAGAACCAATGGG GGAACGAAGAGATGGATTGCAAACTACGTCAGATTGGTTTCCATCCGTTGGATGATGACCCCTGTGTTTAtgtcaaaggcaaaggcaCTGAGTTGACCATTATGATGATTCATGTCGatgattttatcattgcagcaCCTACAGACGAAGATATCGAAAAAGTCGTCAATGAACTCCGCCAGTACTatgatttgaaggacctcggagaaccaaagcagtatctgaactgtgcactacacagagactatgacaattacacgatcactatgtctcaggaagcctatattcagaaggttctacgtactgcaaatgcaggttctggatggaaggatacaccattaccagccgcatggagagagtcacctgccaatgcatccaatgtgctagatgacgattcatttgatcaagatcaatcagttgtcggcatgttaaactggctagcagtcaagactaggccagacattcgcttcgcagttactcgcttgcaacatcgtttggcgaaccctacatttgaagaccttcacgccatgcaacacgtcgtcaagtacctgagacatatgcctgacgttggcattacacttggtcgtacgccagaacttcgattctatgcgcatgtggacgcatctcatgcggactgggaggatagcaagtcaaccgaaggaagtatatgGTACTTCGCCGACTCTCCAGTCATGtggactacaaagaagcaaaccatcactgccaattcgactactgtcgcagaatggtgtgcactagatcaacctactcgggatgcaatgtggctaggcaagattgctcgctcgtttatgctgccagagcagcgtcccattgagattcatacagacgatatcaattcgcaattgctactcactaagaaaggtggcaaatccgcgaatagatggctcgatctacgatggttctttgttaaggatgctgtcgcacagggacatgtggacattagacgagtggacacgaagaagaacgcagctgacggttttacaaaagcattggcaaaggagcaatttgagacttttgttggtttgatcggcatgatttaa
- a CDS encoding uncharacterized protein (putative transposable element), whose protein sequence is MTKIQKVRTLGHNDTDPSGWKQALAYQLIPYALEWLLDSNIPRPHKSHTSFGRWKYWSRLVASWMYNQIDVTLQNKLRNLSKMPKYADQLYDELMSMTQGSDRMQTALIEMRKFDKMKRSDYNSASEYIEEYQRQYHVLARFKAAPHPSHGLSQVLQNIELEVMKVQFIREEVASLEPKKLTLDKVEEYWRALQAAADMEGVANATYNNNAGRGRGNGRGGRGGNRGGRGGHNNNGHNDDNTQSNKDTNAVEDDTATAKKKKKGLRKQPADGKDIHEYANEMRNGTQKDDNNMCSFCGFGPHTAKRFAYLSENPTVSWEPSGNLWAHSKAIQRAQRQDGQNNMVVAAANSVDRRNDWLLDTGSDKTLTHDIEDFHTYQLDHPDTAYAYKDYSGNRVVTLGHGQIIVRTALPGRNGKTHSFMTTGYYTQGGHGKLLGMQKLLEEQDISSDTRTKYLTNGEGDIVGYADTSTGVPYLVSPKDDDDPNEIKSDIDSDSDDEEIGFVNKVTAYEIHRRLGYAGKARIASTL, encoded by the coding sequence atgaccaaaatccagaaagttcggacactgggacacaatgacactgatccaagtggttggaaacaggcactggcttaccagctgatcccatatgcattggaatggttgttagacagcaatattcccagacctcacaagtcgcatacttcattcggaagatggaagtactggtctcgcttggttgctagctggatgtacaaccagatcgacgtcaccctacagaacaaactacgcaacctgtccaagatgcctaaatacgccgatcaactgtatgacgaactcatgtcaatgacacaaggaagtgatcggatgcagacagcgttgatcgagatgcggaagttcgacaagatgaaacgatcggactacaactcggcaagcgagtacattgaggaataccagcgacagtaccacgtgctagctagattcaaagcagcaccacacccatcacacggcttatcacaagttcttcaaaacattgaactggaagtcatgaaagtacagttcattagggaggaagttgcaagtctggagcctaagaaactcaccctcgacaaggtggaggagtactggagagcacttcaagcagcagctgacatggaaggtgtcgctaatgctacttacaacaacaatgccggccgaggccgaggcaatggaagaggtggtcgtggaggaaaccgaggtggccgaggtggtcacaacaacaacggtcacaatgacgacaacacccaatccaacaaagataccaatgccgtcgaggatgatacagctactgctaaaaagaagaagaagggtcttcgcaagcagcctgccgatggcaaagacattcatgaatacgcaaatgagatgcgtaatggcacacaaaaggatgacaacaacatgtgctcattctgtggctttggaccacacactgcgaagagatttgcctatctcagtgagaaccctacagtttcgtgggaaccgtccggcaacctctgggcccattcaaaggcaatccagagagctcaacgtcaagatggacagaacaatatggttgttgcagctgccaattctgttgataggaggaacgattggttgcttgacactggatctgacaagacattgacgcatgacatcgaagactttcacacataccaactggatcatcctgacactgcctatgcgtacaaagactactctggcaatagagttgtcacgctaggtcatggtcaaatcattgtgagaactgctctgccaggaagaaatggtaagacgcactcgtttatgacaactggttactatactcaaggagggcacggcaagctattaggcatgcaaaagcttcttgaagagcaagacatctcttctgacacacgtactaagtatctcacaaatggtgagggtgacattgtggggtatgcagatacatcaactggtgtcccgtaccttgtcagtccaaaagacgacgatgaccccaatgagatcaaatctgacatagattccgattctgatgatgaagaaattggattcgtgaacaaagtgactgcgtacgagatccaccgacgtctcggatatgctggaaaagcacgaattgcctccacattataa
- a CDS encoding putative domain KxDL, with the protein MATQRHYYQSAAYPYHHAPSKAPATAYLYPISRVSGSPPDFSDASTTAGSLSSGGLTFSSAGEHDSSFASYSGIDVVDVLSDRMQDAFDPTPLDKGLARQAQTSGQLNAKQQELLELQALAQRRLKGARAKFSEGLKTARETNRDLEWTQKRVSALKAKAEKAHPDEYRRSSKKYAYDDY; encoded by the exons ATGGCCACCCAGCGTCACTATTATCAATCTGCTGCTTACCCATACCACCATGCACCCTCCAAGGCGCCAGCAACAGCATATCTCTACCCCATCTCTAGAGTCTCTGGCTCGCCACCAGACTTCTCTGATGCAAGCACCACCGCTGGCAGTCTTTCCTCTGGCGGGCTCACCTTCAGCTCTGCCGGCGAGCACGACTCCAGCTTCGCATCGTACTCCGGCATCGATGTCGTGGATGTCCTGAGCGACCGCATGCAGGATGCATTTGATCCAACGCCACTGGATAAGGGGTTAGCACGGCAAGCGCAGAC ATCTGGACAGTTGAACGCAAAGCAGCAAGAACTCCTCGAGCTACAAGCTCTCGCGCAACGCCGACTGAAAGGCGCGCGGGCGAAGTTCTCCGAAGGCCTTAAAACCGCACGGGAGACAAACCGCGACCTGGAATGGACGCAGAAGCGTGTCAG TGCCCTGAAGGCTAAGGCTGAAAAGGCCCATCCTGATGAGTATCGCCGTTCTTCGAAGAAGTACGCCTATGATGACTACTGA
- a CDS encoding NsfA, with the protein MFNRSNIPNPFGSSGQPSPQGHPNTNQAPPRGYGGPPPPGGRPPPQQMPSRIQSGQRDGGQTWTLHPSKSPNENYTFGNLVAVSPQDIPPSRDGTDVLLLINDLFVFSARPLDGFPSGYMSMSDPQRTWANIGLRDAIKVQLYDPFSQGGQAYLGSVDVEVSFASTKKRVEAPYDQDELAQAVIRNFENQLFSPGQRILMDNRSIPLLLQVKTVQRVDLTSEKADLSSGQVETDPTARGILTRHTQLNFFKDTQTGINVKPSNRRPAANSIIQPGFKFQDMGIGGLDSEFSTIFRRAFASRIFPPGLVEKLGIQHVKGLLLYGPPGTGKTLIARQIGKMLNAREPKIINGPEVLNKYVGQSEENIRKMFADAEKEYKEKGDESGLHIIIFDELDAVCKQRGSGAGGGTGVGDSVVNQLLSKLDGVDQLNNILLIGMTNRMDMIDEALLRPGRLEVHMEISLPDEHGRSQILKIHTEKMRNNNVMDKDVDLAELAHLTKNFSGAEIAGLVKSASSFAFSRHVKVGTMASINDDVVDMKVNRADFLHSLEEVKPAFGVSEEELSSRIPYGIIDYSPTISEILREGELFVKQVGAAESTPLFSVLLHGPPSSGKTALAARIAIDSGFPFIKLISPEDMVGFSEPAKVSHISRIFDSAYKSATSIVVIDNIERIIDWVPIGPRFSNSVLQALMVFLRKQPTHGRRLLVLATTTERALMKQLDIYNSFNSDIMVPNVSSFGELRFVMQKSDAFDAQEIAQALGSVGGLADDGRLSVGIKKILLGIETAKQDSDKVGRFVRVINRAIEEERSFQ; encoded by the exons ATGTTCAATCGCAGCAACATCCCGAATCCGTTCGGCTCCAGCGGACAACCGTCCCCGCAGGGTCACCCGAACACCAACCAAGCACCCCCACG GGGTTACGGAGGCCCACCTCCACCAGGAGGAAGGCCCCCACCGCAGCAGATGCCTTCGAGGATACAGTCTGGACAAAGAGATGGAGGCCAGACTTGGACTCTTCATCCCAGCAAAAGTCCGAACGAAAACTACACATTTGGAAACCT CGTCGCTGTTTCGCCGCAGGACATTCCACCCTCACGAGATGGCACCGAcgtcctcctcctcatcaatgacctcttcgtcttctctGCTCGCCCCCTCGATGGTTTCCCTTCCGGTTATATGAGCATGTCGGATCCTCAGCGAACATGGGCCAACATCGGACTGAGAGATGCCATCAAGGTGCAGCTGTACGATCCGTTTAGCCAAGGTGGACAGGCCTACCTAGGCTCTGTGGATGTTGAGGTCAGCTTTGCATCTACCAAGAAACGGGTTGAAGCTCCTTATGACCAGGATGAACTGGCGCAGGCGGTGATCAGG AACTTTGAGAACCAACTTTTCTCGCCTGGCCAGAGAATTCTGATGGATAATAGGAGTATCCCGCTCTTGCTACAAGTCAAGACCGTTCAGCGGGTTGATTTGACATCTGAGAAGGCTGATCTAAGTTCTGGACAAGTCGAGACCGATCCTACGGCCAGGGGTATTCTCACGCGGCACACTCAACTCAACTTCTTTAAGGATACCCAGACCGGTATCAATGTGAAGCCATCTAATCGCCGACCGGCGGCTAACTCGATCATTCAACCGGGCTTCAAATTCCAGGACATGGGTATCGGTGGTTTAGACTCTGAGTTCAGTACGATCTTCCGTCGTGCTTTCGCCTCTCGCATTTTCCCtcctggcctggttgagAAACTTGGTATTCAGCACGTCAAGGGTCTTTTGCTTTATGGACCTCCAGGAACGGGTAAAACTCTCATTGCGCGACAGATCGGAAAGATGCTCAATGCTAGAGAGCCCAAGATTATTAACGGCCCAGAAGTTCTGAACAAGTACGTGGGTCAGTCGGAGGAAAACATCCGCAAGATGTTTGCGGATGCCGAGAAGGAGTACAAAGAAAAGGGCGACGAGAGTGGTCTCCATATTATCATCTTCGATGAGCTGGATGCAGTGTGCAAGCAGCGTGGTAGCGGAGCTGGTGGTGGTACCGGTGTCGGTGATAGCGTGGTCAACCAGCTCCTTTCGAAACTCGATGGTGTCGATCAACTGAACAAtatcttgttgattggtaTGACCAACCGGATGGATATGATAGATGAGGCTTTGCTGCGTCCTGGTCGTCTGGAGGTTCACATGGAAATCTCGCTCCCTGACGAGCATGGTCGAAGCCAAATTCTCAAAATTCACACCGAGAAGATGCGAAACAATAATGTTATGGATAAGGATGTTGACTTGGCTGAGCTTGCTCACTTGACCAAGAACTTTTCTGGTGCTGAGATCGCAGGTTTGGTCAAGTCTGCCTCGTCCTTTGCTTTCTCTCGCCATGTCAAAGTCGGGACTATGGCTAGTATCAACGATGACGTGGTGGACATGAAAGTCAACCGGGCCGACTTCCTCCACTCTCTCGAGGAAGTTAAGCCTGCCTTTGGTGTGTCCGAAGAAGAGCTGTCTAGCCGCATTCCATATGGAATTATCGACTATTCTCCAACTATCAGCGAAATCCTGCGGGAAGGCGAGTTATTCGTCAAGCAGGTTGGAGCAGCCGAGTCAACTCCACTATTCTCTGTGCTGCTTCATGGTCCTCCTAGCAGCGGCAAAACCGCCCTGGCAGCACGGATTGCCATAGATTCTGGCTTCCCCTTCATCAAGTTAATCAGCCCCGAAGACATGGTCGGCTTCAGCGAGCCAGCAAAGGTCTCACACATCAGCCGAATCTTTGACAGTGCCTACAAGAGTGCCACAAGTATCGTTGTCATCGACAACATCGAGCGAATCATCGACTGGGTGCCGATTGGTCCTCGCTTCAGCAACAGTGTGCTGCAAGCTCTCATGGTCTTCCTGAGGAAGCAGCCAACTCACGGACGTCGCCTATTGGTTCTGGCCACGACAACTGAGCGAGCCTTGATGAAGCAGCTAGACATCTATAACTCCTTCAATTCGGATATCATGGTTCCTAATGTTAGCTCTTTTGGTGAACTACGGTTTGTTATGCAGAAATCGGATGCCTTTGATGCGCAGGAGATTGCGCAAGCCCTCGGATCAGTTGGTGGACTTGCGGATGACGGGCGCTTGAGCGTCGGCATCAAGAAGATCCTGTTAGGCATTGAAACAGCCAAACAGGATTCTGACAAGGTTGGCCGCTTTGTTCGCGTTATCAACCGTGCTATTGAGGAGGAACGGAGTTTCCAGTAA